The nucleotide sequence TAATATATGCAATAATTATCATAACCCTAAATCATAGATTAATACATCCTGATAATCAAGAATTTATATGTGACACAAAATTATGTGAACTAAATAGCAAAAGACAACTACAAAATAGCAGCACGATCAAATACACTCTCTTCAACTAATCGCATATCCACTACAAATTGAAATCAACACAGAAGAGCAATCAAAGAGAGAAACAACGAGGTTGCAGAGAGCAAAGATTCAGTTTTtagtattttatcaaattatacatttattcttttaaataattttttaattataaaatagctTAATCATAGTTAACATAACAACCAATTAAAAAGTGACATGTCATAAAGAATAAATTACacgttaaaatataaaaaatagaaNNNNNNNNNNNNNNNNNNNNNNNNNNNNNNNNNNNNNNNNNNNNNNNNNNNNNNNNNNNNNNNNNNNNNNNNNNNNNNNNNNNNNNNNNNNNNNNNNNNNNNNNNNNNNNNNNNNNNNNNNNNtttttatatttatatgttttatatttttaattacgtAAATTTGATTAGTTTAGGTCTTACTAATATAAGTAAATATATAATATGATAGGCATGTATttagaattatattatttattctgtttttctaaaaaaattgaaaaaaataaaaaagttaatattttcatgtattatatataatattttaaataaattatatttttgaaatattgtgatgaaaaattatattatataataatatatttaataaaattagttagttaataaattttaaatataataatctaattatttgtcaagtaatataaaataaaattttaattattttatatttttatgttatagtttaaaattttattttaatatgattttttaatATCACAAAAATTTCTTGCATAATAATTAATCTTATTGAATAAAAAATactcatatttttgtatttatatgttttatatttaattatttaaaaataaaagattctgTTACTAtttaaagtattgtgtattaaagtattgtTATTTAAAGCATTTGTTTATGTATTaggatattctgtatttattagaatccatcaatgctcttcttttatattagcctttgattttcatctaatcaAATCTAATGGTCTATATAAATATGGCGCATCCAATAAGCACATAATTGTTGTGCTCGATTTAGACATACCCTATCGGTACCATTTGGTATGCATGCTGCAAATGTTGTAATGATGCATGGTTCTAACTTTTTAAAAAGGTATTGTATGAAGTTTTGAAGAATATTAGATGCAAAAGGGCAACAAAGAGATATAAAAATAGTTCCTATTTTACTCCATGTAGAACGAGAAGTAATATCACATATCCTACCGTACTTAATGTAACTGAGGTAGAATAAAGAGCATCTACAAATTTCTTTGTAGACTTAACCTTAAATTTTTCCTTCAAGTAAATTATAATCCCAACAAAAAAAAAGACACactaaaactaatataaaaaataaaataatagcatgtccctgaaattaaataaaaaaataaataattagtaattaaatcataaattttttataataaacaaattaaaaatatgtaaataaTAACATGTTAAAGATAAAATAGCAATAATACCAAATAAAAAAGtacttaaaagtaaaaaaattttaaaatcatagcCCAAATTCAATATATGATAACAGAAAATTAACAAAAGGTAGGACAACCGACATAAGATGTTGCCACCATGACGGTGGATTTCCACCATTAGCTTCCGTCTGCATTTTCAGGATCTCTATCACTAGCTGTTAAGGAATGACCGGTGGTGATGAGGGGGTTGAGGGTGTTGGGGTTGGCGGTGTCGGATACCACTGGTAAGGACTAACTGGGGGCGACGAGAGGAGGGGGAGGGTGCTGGGGTTGGTGGTGTCGGATCGCACTGGTAAGGATCGACTGCGGGCGACGAAGGGGGTGACGGTGCTGGAATGACTGGTGGCGACGAGGGTGCTGGGATTGGCGATGTCGGATCCCGCTGGTAAGGACTGACTGGTGGCGACAAGGGTACTGGTGGCGATGAGGGGTGATGGTGCTGGGGTTGGCGGTGTCGGATACCACTAGTAAGGATCGACTGCGGGCGACGAGCGGGTGAGGGTGCTGGGGTGGCGGTGTCGGATACCACTGGTAAGGATCGACTGCGGCCGACAAGGGGGGTGAGGGTGCTGAACTGACTAGTGGCGACAAGGGTGCTGAGGATGTTGGGGTTGGCAGTGTCGGATCCCGCTGGTAAGGACTGACTGGTGGCGACGAGGGGACTGGTGGCGACGAGGGTAGCGAGGGTACTGCGGTTGGCGGTGTCGGATACCACTGGAAAGGATCGACTTCGGGCGACGAGGGGGGCGAGGGTACTGGGATTGGCAGTGTCGGATATACTACTGGTAAGGATCGACTGCGGGCGACGAAGGCGATGAGGGTGATGAGGGTGCTGGACTGACTGGTGGCGACGAGGGGGTGAGGGTGCTGGGGTTGGCGGTGTCTTGTGGAAATTAATTATTGAAGAAAGATTATGGGTCTTATTTTTTTGAACTTTTTGTCTTTTTTGTTGAATTTAAAAGTATTAAGAGACGAGGGTTGATTTTATGGGtttattattgtatatattgttggtcatttttatgaaattataatttgttctaaatttaaaaaaaaattgatcagAAGTATAAAattgtaaatttttaaaatatactcACTAAAGTTAGGTAATATTTGCCTGAATTTTGCCTCTTGATCAATCAACTTATTATTGGGAATCCATTTttcagtaatttttttttatagaaccTTGCatttgaacctgggattgagttTTGCTCTTCCGTAAGTCACACACTttttagggtgtgtttggcaaacgcgttacaagagaagaagcacgtttagccttcttgaaagcttcaatttttggtttggcaaattttttattcatgaacgcagaagtgattttgctTTCAAAATCATGGTTTACAAGAAGCTACAATTTTGAGCTTCTGCGTTTCACCAACGGGCTTCTAGCCTTCAATACTCCATCTTTATTTaccttttaccaactttatcctttatgcatgttattatattatttatgaaattcttattatttttgtttacatgaactctctttttttattatttattatttttattttttattaattatttatttgatattaTACACTTTTATCTGCAAAATCAATTCTATACAAACTTCCGTTtacaaactgtaatccaaacacacacttaatcTTTAATTGTTACGGCAACGTGTGATAGGAAAATTCAGATCTAGAAACGTGCCTTCAAGCTTGGTAAGTTtcaaattctctttttttttttaaattattttacaaTCAATAATTAGTTTAAATCCTTTGAATTTCAGGCTGTACTATTCAAGGGTGCAATTGGGTTTTCCTCCAGTTAATTTTTATGTACAGATTAACACTGACAGTGGTATTATCTTAAGTTGTAATCAGTTTACTACTATATATGCCAAGTTTTATTTGAACAATATGAATtttcatttctattttaattcatttttttcgttaactatgtttttatatttttatgctcACATGATGTAATTGTTGTGTATGTaaactaattaaatatattatgAGGAGAAAAAAAATTGTAGAAAAAAAAACTGCTTTCATTTATTATCATTTTACAATATCATTGTACAATTTATAAAATACAATTCAAAGAGGAAGGATAAGACTAGTTAGATATGAAGCTACATAACTATATGTAACAACACTATATGCAACACCTTCCTACAACCGTACTAAATGAGAAATCACCGTAACCTATGATTGTCATGAAAATTACAGCCAAATAAAAACTATCAAAAACACTTATATCCTCTAAAAAATAGGCCATAATTGTTCCGCTACCAACGATTAAGAAGACAATAATAACCGCTGAATAAATTTTTACTTTTTGGACTAACTTATTCTCAACTATCCACTCATTTGGTATGCATGCTTCAAATGTTGTAATGATGTATGGTTCTAACTTTTTAAGAAGGTAATGTATGAAGTTTTGAAGAATATTAGATGTAAAAGGACAATAAAGAGATACAAAAATAGTTCCTATTAACTGAGGTAAAATAAAGAGCATCTACAAATTTCTTTGTAGAGTTAACCTTAAACTTTTCCTTCAAGTAAATTATAATcccaaccaaaaaataaaaaaaaaagacacaatAAAGttaatatagaaaataaaatagtaggatgtccctgaaattgaataaataattaaatatttttggattcttatttttaagatttttaaacAATACATGAccaaactaattaactaaaaatataaaatagcaataataccaaataaaaaaatacttaaaaaataaaaaaatttcaaaattatagcCCAAATTCAATGTATGATATCAGAAAATTAACACACACCTACAGAAAAGGTAGGACAACCGACATAAGATGTTGCCCTATGATGGTGCATTTCCACCATTAGCTTCTGTCTCTGCAGCAGTTTCAGGTTCTCTATCACTGGCTGTTAAGGAATGGCCGGTGGTGATGAGGGGGTTGAGTGTGCTGGGGTTGGCGGTGTCGAATCCTGCTGAGTAAGGATCGACTGCAGGCGACTAGGGAGGTGAGGGTGCTGGGATTGGCGGTGTCGGCTACCACTGGTAAGAATTGACTGCGGGCGACGAGGGGGTGAGGGTGCTGGACTGACTGGGGGTGTTGGCGGTGTCGGATACCACTGGTAAGGATCGACAGTGGGCGACGAGTGGGTGAAGGTGCTGGGGTTAGCGGTGTCGGATACCACTGGTAAGGATCGACTACGGGCGACGACGAGGGGGGTGATGGGTGAGCGTGCTGGACTGACTGGTGGCGACGAGGGTGCTGCGGGTGCTGGGGTTGGCGGTGTCGGATACAACTGGATCGACTGCGGGCAACGAGGGGGTGAGGGTGCTGGACTGACTAGTGACGACAAGAGCGGTGAGGGTGCTGGGATTGGCGGTGTCGGATAGCACTGCTACGATGGTAGTGGTGGGGATGATTCAGCCTCTCCAACATAGTAATAGgcctataaaagaaaataaagtgaaaaaaaaaaaggtattagATCAACAATTTCAAAGGGTCAATTCTGAAATAAGGTGGAAATCAATTATTGAAGATAGATTATGGGCCTTATTTTTTTAGACATTTTGCCTTTTTTGTTGAATTTAAAAGTATTAAGAGATGAGGAGTGATTTCATTATTAGGTTCAttattattgtatatattgttggttatttttatgaaattataatttgttctaaatttacaaaaaaagaaaatattttgaccAAAAGTATAAAattgtaaatttttaaaatatattcacTAAAGTTAGGTAATGTTTGCTTGGATTTTGCCTCTTGATCAATCAACTCTTTATTGGAAtctatttttcaataattttatttcttttttttatagaaCCTTGCatttgaacctgtgattgagttTTGCTCTTCGGTGAGTCATACACTCTTTAATCTTTGATTGTTACGGCAACGTGTGATAGGAGAATTCAGATCTAGAAATGTGCCTTCAAGCTTGCTAAGTTtcaacttttctttttttaaatttatcttaCAATCAATAATTAGTttaaatcttttgaattttaGGCTGTA is from Arachis ipaensis cultivar K30076 chromosome B01, Araip1.1, whole genome shotgun sequence and encodes:
- the LOC107605868 gene encoding lysine-rich arabinogalactan protein 19-like encodes the protein MAYFLEDISVFDSFYLAVIFMTIIGYGDFSFSTTPPTPAPSPPRRHQSVQHPHHPHRLRRPQSILTSSISDTANPSTLAPLVARSRSFPVVSDTANRSTLATLVATSPLVATSQSLPAGSDTANPNILSTLVATSQFSTLTPLVGRSRSLPVVSDTATPAPSPARRPQSILTSGIRHRQPQHHHPSSPPVPLSPPVSPYQRDPTSPIPAPSSPPVIPAPSPPSSPAVDPYQCDPTPPTPAPSPSSRRPQLVLTSGIRHRQPQHPQPPHHHRSFLNS